A genomic window from Nocardioides jiangxiensis includes:
- a CDS encoding phosphatidylglycerol lysyltransferase domain-containing protein produces the protein MWQTLRQPRWVARVVWVIGVVTLTSALLPSMRGRLHDIDQVVPDVFPAAATTGAAAIGVLLILLAGALRRGKYRAWLVALVLSVLAIPSHVVKGLDVEEALLCLALAGYLVAVRGEFTARPDPRSGGRLVRVLLVGPVIAIVLGFLWLTIDADGHAAGTTWTDRLAQAVLGLVGIPGPMAFTSSADADHAAVGLVVLGAAVLVVALLVALEPAGGPHPADPEETERLRALLDRWGGDDSLGYFATRDDRCVIFSASGKAALTYRVIGTVSLAAGDPVGDPEAWPGAIEAWLAEAKAYGWAPAVLGASEPGGTAFHRAGLDVLELGDEAIVDAESFTLEGRSMRGVRQAVSRCTRGGITVSAHRVADLSAEEVEDIRHRADAWRDGEVERGFSMALGRFGEERDPETVVVLARDGQGDLVGLLHFVPWGRDGLSLDLMRRDRASENGVIEAMVAGLMASAADLGVRRVSLNFAVFRSVFARGERLGAGPVLRLWRSVLLAASKFWQIESLYRANAKYHPDWEPRYLCFRSSSDLPRVGVAALRAEAFLVAPAWCKRLRRA, from the coding sequence ATGTGGCAGACGCTGCGCCAGCCCCGGTGGGTGGCACGCGTGGTCTGGGTCATCGGTGTCGTCACGCTGACGAGCGCCCTGCTGCCCTCGATGCGCGGGCGTCTGCACGACATCGACCAGGTCGTTCCCGACGTCTTCCCGGCGGCCGCCACGACAGGTGCCGCCGCGATCGGCGTGCTGCTGATCCTGCTGGCCGGGGCGCTGCGTCGGGGGAAGTACCGTGCCTGGCTGGTCGCACTCGTGCTGTCCGTCCTGGCCATCCCCTCGCACGTGGTCAAGGGCCTCGACGTCGAGGAGGCGCTGCTCTGCCTCGCCCTCGCCGGCTACCTCGTCGCCGTGCGCGGCGAGTTCACGGCCCGGCCCGACCCCCGCTCCGGCGGCCGCCTCGTCCGTGTCCTGCTCGTCGGCCCGGTCATCGCGATCGTGCTCGGCTTCCTGTGGCTCACCATCGACGCCGACGGGCATGCGGCCGGTACGACGTGGACCGACCGTCTCGCGCAGGCCGTGCTCGGCCTGGTCGGCATCCCCGGACCGATGGCGTTCACCAGCTCCGCCGACGCCGACCACGCCGCGGTCGGCCTCGTGGTGCTCGGTGCCGCGGTGCTGGTGGTCGCGCTCCTGGTCGCGCTCGAGCCGGCCGGCGGCCCGCACCCGGCCGACCCGGAGGAGACCGAGCGGCTGCGGGCCCTGCTCGACCGCTGGGGCGGCGACGACTCCCTCGGCTACTTCGCAACCCGCGACGACCGCTGCGTCATCTTCTCGGCCAGCGGCAAGGCGGCGCTGACCTACCGCGTCATCGGCACCGTGTCGCTCGCGGCCGGTGACCCGGTCGGCGACCCCGAGGCGTGGCCCGGGGCGATCGAGGCATGGCTCGCCGAGGCGAAGGCCTACGGGTGGGCGCCAGCGGTCCTGGGTGCCTCGGAGCCCGGCGGCACGGCGTTCCACCGGGCGGGGCTCGACGTGCTCGAGCTCGGTGACGAGGCGATCGTCGATGCCGAGTCCTTCACCCTCGAGGGCCGCTCGATGCGCGGCGTGCGCCAGGCCGTCTCGCGCTGCACGCGCGGTGGCATCACCGTGAGCGCGCACCGGGTCGCCGACCTCTCCGCCGAGGAGGTGGAGGACATCCGGCACCGCGCCGACGCCTGGCGCGACGGCGAGGTCGAGCGCGGGTTCTCGATGGCGCTGGGCCGGTTCGGCGAGGAGCGCGACCCCGAGACGGTCGTCGTCCTGGCTCGTGACGGGCAGGGCGACCTGGTCGGCCTCCTGCACTTCGTGCCGTGGGGTCGCGACGGCCTGTCGCTCGACCTCATGCGGCGGGACCGCGCCAGCGAGAACGGCGTCATCGAGGCGATGGTGGCCGGCCTGATGGCCTCCGCCGCGGACCTCGGCGTACGACGGGTGTCGCTGAACTTCGCGGTCTTCCGCTCCGTCTTCGCCCGGGGCGAGCGGCTCGGCGCCGGACCGGTGCTGCGCCTGTGGCGGTCGGTGCTGCTGGCTGCCTCGAAGTTCTGGCAGATCGAGTCCCTCTACCGCGCCAACGCGAAGTACCACCCGGACTGGGAGCCGCGCTACCTCTGCTTCCGGTCGTCCTCCGACCTGCCGCGCGTCGGTGTCGCCGCGCTGCGTGCCGAGGCGTTCCTCGTCGCGCCGGCGTGGTGCAAGCGGCTGCGCCGCGCCTGA
- a CDS encoding cytidine deaminase — MMADWDALTAAATEVMAHAYAPYSRFPVGAAALVDDGRVVTGCNVENASYGLTLCAECGLVSALHASGGGQLTHFVCVDGSGALLMPCGRCRQLLFEHGGPSLQVLTTSGVRRMADLLPDAFGPHDLETR, encoded by the coding sequence CTGATGGCGGACTGGGACGCCCTGACCGCTGCCGCGACCGAGGTGATGGCGCACGCCTACGCGCCGTACTCGCGGTTCCCCGTGGGAGCCGCCGCCCTCGTCGACGACGGCCGGGTGGTCACCGGGTGCAACGTGGAGAACGCCTCCTACGGGCTCACCCTCTGCGCGGAGTGTGGGCTGGTCTCGGCGCTCCACGCGAGCGGTGGTGGGCAGCTCACGCACTTCGTCTGCGTCGACGGCAGCGGGGCCCTGCTGATGCCCTGCGGCCGGTGCCGCCAGCTCCTCTTCGAGCACGGTGGCCCGTCGCTGCAGGTGCTCACCACCTCCGGCGTACGACGGATGGCCGACCTCTTGCCGGACGCGTTCGGCCCTCACGACCTGGAGACCCGATGA
- a CDS encoding purine-nucleoside phosphorylase — translation MTDAFALAQQAADRIAELTGVARHDVALVLGSGWGPAAEALGTPRTEVPTTDLPGFHPPAVDGHAGSVASVEVAGRNVLLFRGRTHLYEGHGAAAVAHPVRAAAAAGCTTVVLTNGCGGLRPEWKPGTPVLISDHINLTGHTALEGPTFVDVTDLYSPRLRALCRELDPTLDEGVYVQFPGPQYETPAEIRMVAAIGGDLVGMSTTIEAVAARHVGLEILGLSLVTNQAAGMSGEPLDHSEVLDAGRAAAAHMGELLVSIVPRL, via the coding sequence GTGACCGACGCCTTCGCCCTCGCCCAGCAGGCCGCAGACCGCATCGCCGAGCTGACCGGCGTGGCCCGGCACGACGTCGCGCTGGTGCTCGGCTCGGGCTGGGGCCCTGCGGCCGAGGCGCTCGGCACCCCGCGCACCGAGGTCCCCACGACCGACCTCCCCGGCTTCCACCCGCCCGCGGTCGACGGCCATGCCGGCTCGGTCGCCAGCGTCGAGGTGGCGGGGCGCAACGTCCTCCTCTTCCGCGGTCGCACCCACCTGTACGAGGGCCACGGAGCCGCAGCCGTCGCCCACCCGGTGCGGGCCGCAGCCGCCGCCGGCTGCACGACCGTCGTGCTCACCAACGGCTGCGGCGGCCTGCGACCGGAGTGGAAGCCCGGCACGCCCGTGCTGATCAGCGACCACATCAACCTGACCGGGCACACCGCGCTCGAGGGGCCGACGTTCGTCGACGTCACCGACCTCTACTCCCCGCGGCTGCGTGCCCTGTGCCGCGAGCTCGACCCGACGCTCGACGAGGGCGTCTACGTGCAGTTCCCCGGCCCGCAGTACGAGACCCCCGCCGAGATCCGCATGGTCGCTGCGATCGGCGGCGACCTGGTCGGCATGAGCACCACCATCGAGGCCGTGGCCGCGCGCCACGTCGGACTGGAGATCCTCGGCCTCTCCCTGGTCACCAACCAGGCCGCCGGCATGAGCGGCGAACCGCTGGACCACAGCGAGGTCCTCGACGCCGGCCGCGCCGCCGCCGCCCACATGGGCGAGCTGCTGGTCAGCATCGTCCCGCGCCTCTGA
- a CDS encoding phospho-sugar mutase produces MAADPTPELSTLLAQARAWVAEDPDEETRAELAAAIDAVTAGGDSSDLADAFSGTLEFGTAGLRGALGAGPNRMNRVVVTRAAAGLAAYLTEKGATASDAVVIGYDARRNSDVFARDTAEVMTGAGLRALLLPRPLPTPVLAFAIRRLGAVAGVMVTASHNPPQDNGYKVYLGDGSQIVPPADAEIAAQIASVGALADVPRGPAGETLDNSVYTAWLAATSALVDTCGPRDLSIVYTPLHGVGGEPVRRVLRLAGFSEPHVVEAQFEPDPAFPTVAFPNPEEPGAMDAAMALAAEVGADLVVANDPDADRCAAAVPDAHGWRMLRGDEVGALLADFLLRRGVTGTYATSIVSSSLVGRLAAAHGQPFEETLTGFKWIARVPGLAFGYEEALGYCVDPARVKDKDGVSALVRLVELAALEKAAGRSLLDRLDQIAAEHGLHATDQLSVRVTDLRLIGEAMARLRATPPTTLGGFAVESAQDLADGVDGLPPTDALRYRLSGGGRVIVRPSGTEPKLKCYLEVVVPVADDQPVTEAVAAARIAAAGRLDAVREDMSVALGL; encoded by the coding sequence ATGGCTGCCGACCCCACCCCCGAGCTGTCCACCCTCCTCGCACAGGCCCGTGCCTGGGTCGCGGAGGACCCCGACGAGGAGACCCGGGCCGAGCTCGCCGCGGCCATCGATGCGGTCACCGCGGGTGGTGACAGCAGCGACCTGGCCGACGCCTTCAGCGGCACGCTGGAGTTCGGCACGGCAGGCCTGCGCGGCGCGCTCGGCGCCGGTCCCAACCGGATGAACCGCGTGGTCGTGACCCGTGCCGCGGCCGGCCTCGCGGCGTACCTCACGGAGAAGGGGGCGACCGCCTCGGACGCCGTGGTCATCGGCTACGACGCCCGCCGCAACTCCGACGTCTTCGCGCGCGACACAGCGGAGGTGATGACCGGCGCCGGACTGCGGGCCCTCCTGCTGCCGCGGCCGCTGCCGACGCCGGTGCTGGCGTTCGCGATCCGCAGGCTCGGGGCCGTGGCGGGGGTGATGGTGACGGCGAGCCACAACCCGCCCCAGGACAACGGCTACAAGGTCTACCTCGGCGACGGCAGCCAGATCGTGCCGCCGGCCGACGCGGAGATCGCGGCGCAGATCGCCTCCGTCGGTGCCCTCGCGGACGTGCCGCGCGGACCCGCGGGCGAGACCCTCGACAACAGCGTCTACACCGCGTGGCTCGCCGCCACGAGTGCGCTCGTCGACACCTGCGGGCCGCGCGACCTCAGCATCGTCTACACCCCTCTCCACGGCGTCGGCGGCGAGCCGGTACGCCGCGTGCTCCGGCTCGCGGGCTTCTCCGAGCCGCACGTGGTCGAGGCCCAGTTCGAGCCCGACCCGGCGTTCCCGACCGTGGCCTTCCCCAACCCGGAGGAGCCCGGCGCGATGGACGCGGCCATGGCGCTCGCGGCTGAGGTCGGGGCCGACCTGGTCGTGGCCAACGACCCCGACGCCGACCGGTGCGCAGCCGCCGTCCCGGACGCCCACGGCTGGCGCATGCTCCGCGGCGACGAGGTCGGCGCGCTGCTCGCGGACTTCCTGCTGCGGCGCGGCGTGACCGGCACCTACGCCACCTCGATCGTCAGCTCCTCCCTCGTCGGCCGGCTCGCCGCCGCGCACGGCCAGCCGTTCGAGGAGACCCTCACCGGCTTCAAGTGGATCGCGCGCGTCCCCGGCCTGGCGTTCGGCTACGAGGAAGCCCTCGGCTACTGCGTGGACCCGGCGCGGGTGAAGGACAAGGACGGCGTCTCCGCGCTCGTCCGGCTGGTCGAGCTCGCCGCGCTCGAGAAGGCCGCCGGCCGCTCGCTGCTCGACCGGCTCGACCAGATCGCGGCCGAGCACGGCCTGCACGCGACCGACCAGCTCTCGGTGCGGGTCACGGACCTGCGACTGATCGGGGAGGCGATGGCGCGCCTGCGCGCCACTCCCCCGACCACGCTCGGCGGCTTCGCGGTCGAGTCGGCGCAGGACCTCGCCGACGGCGTCGACGGGTTGCCGCCCACCGACGCCCTGCGTTACCGCCTGTCCGGTGGCGGCCGCGTGATCGTGCGCCCGAGCGGCACCGAGCCGAAGCTGAAGTGCTACCTCGAGGTCGTCGTCCCGGTCGCGGACGACCAGCCGGTCACCGAGGCGGTCGCAGCCGCACGGATCGCCGCCGCAGGCCGTCTCGACGCGGTCCGCGAGGACATGAGCGTGGCCCTGGGCCTCTGA
- the deoC gene encoding deoxyribose-phosphate aldolase: MIDHTLLKPEATRADVEALITEALDLGTYSVCVSPSMLPIPVPENADLKVAAVCGFPSGKHDSTVKAVEAAQAVRDGADEIDMVIDIGAAKEGRYDRVQSDIAAVRAAAPSPVVLKVIIEAAALTDEEIVACCIAAVDAGADFVKTSTGFHPAGGATVEAVRLMKETVGDRAEVKASGGVRTFEQAVAMIEAGATRLGVSGSRALLEGSTPTGSY, translated from the coding sequence ATGATCGACCACACCCTCCTCAAGCCGGAGGCCACGCGTGCCGATGTCGAGGCCCTCATCACCGAGGCCCTCGACCTGGGCACCTACTCGGTCTGCGTGTCGCCGTCGATGCTGCCCATCCCGGTCCCGGAGAACGCCGACCTCAAGGTCGCTGCCGTCTGCGGCTTCCCCAGCGGAAAGCACGACTCGACCGTCAAGGCGGTCGAGGCTGCGCAGGCCGTGCGCGACGGCGCCGACGAGATCGACATGGTCATCGACATCGGTGCCGCGAAGGAGGGCCGCTACGACCGCGTGCAGTCCGACATCGCCGCCGTGCGCGCCGCGGCGCCGTCGCCGGTCGTCCTCAAGGTGATCATCGAGGCGGCCGCGCTCACCGACGAGGAGATCGTCGCCTGCTGCATCGCCGCCGTCGACGCGGGCGCCGACTTCGTGAAGACCTCGACCGGCTTCCACCCCGCCGGCGGCGCCACCGTCGAGGCGGTGCGGCTGATGAAGGAGACCGTGGGCGACCGCGCCGAGGTGAAGGCTTCGGGGGGCGTCCGCACGTTCGAGCAGGCGGTCGCGATGATCGAGGCCGGCGCTACGCGCCTCGGCGTCTCCGGCAGTCGTGCGCTGCTCGAGGGCAGCACCCCGACCGGCAGCTACTGA
- a CDS encoding thymidine phosphorylase codes for MTAHDAVEVIIAKRDGGVLSDSQIDWVIDAYTRGEVADEQMSALAMAILLNGMTRPEISRWTAAMIASGERMDFSSLAVPTADKHSTGGVGDKITLPLAPLVAACGVAVPQLSGRGLGHTGGTLDKLESIPGWRAALSNEEMLAQLGSVGAVICAAGDGLAPADKKLYALRDVTGTVEAIPLIASSIMSKKIAEGTGSLVLDVKVGTGAFMKSLADAQELARTMVDLGTDAGVRTVALLTDMSTPLGLTAGNAIEVAESLEVLAGGGPADVVELTVELAREMLRGAGRDDVDPADVLASGKAMDAWRRMIAAQGGDPDAPLPVARESHVVAAPSSGVLTRLDAMAVGLAAWRLGAGRARKEDPVQAGAGVVWHARPGDAVTAGQPLLTLLTDEPARFDRALASLDGGYDIAPAGTAFAATPLLLDRIS; via the coding sequence ATGACTGCTCACGACGCCGTCGAGGTGATCATCGCCAAGCGCGACGGTGGCGTCCTCAGCGACAGCCAGATCGACTGGGTGATCGACGCCTACACGCGCGGCGAGGTGGCCGACGAGCAGATGTCGGCGCTGGCGATGGCGATCCTGCTCAACGGCATGACGCGCCCCGAGATCTCGCGGTGGACCGCGGCGATGATCGCGTCGGGGGAGCGGATGGACTTCTCCTCGCTCGCGGTGCCGACCGCCGACAAGCACTCGACCGGTGGTGTCGGCGACAAGATCACGCTGCCGCTCGCTCCGCTGGTCGCCGCATGCGGCGTCGCGGTCCCGCAGCTGTCGGGACGCGGCCTTGGCCACACCGGCGGCACCCTGGACAAGCTCGAGTCGATCCCGGGATGGCGCGCCGCCCTGTCGAACGAGGAGATGCTCGCGCAGCTCGGCTCGGTCGGTGCGGTGATCTGTGCAGCCGGCGACGGCCTCGCCCCCGCGGACAAGAAGCTCTACGCGCTGCGTGACGTCACGGGCACCGTCGAGGCGATCCCGCTGATCGCCTCGTCGATCATGAGCAAGAAGATCGCGGAGGGCACCGGTTCGCTGGTGCTCGACGTGAAGGTCGGCACCGGTGCCTTCATGAAGAGCCTGGCCGATGCGCAGGAGCTCGCGCGCACCATGGTCGACCTCGGCACGGACGCCGGCGTGCGCACGGTCGCGCTGCTCACCGACATGTCCACGCCGCTGGGCCTGACCGCGGGCAACGCCATCGAGGTGGCCGAGTCGCTCGAGGTCCTCGCCGGCGGTGGTCCCGCCGACGTCGTCGAGCTGACCGTGGAGCTCGCCCGCGAGATGCTGCGCGGCGCCGGGCGCGATGACGTCGACCCGGCCGACGTGCTGGCCAGTGGCAAGGCGATGGATGCCTGGCGCCGGATGATCGCCGCACAGGGTGGCGATCCGGACGCCCCGCTCCCCGTCGCGCGCGAGTCCCACGTCGTCGCCGCACCCTCCTCCGGGGTGCTGACCCGGCTGGACGCGATGGCCGTGGGCCTGGCGGCGTGGCGCCTCGGTGCCGGCCGGGCCCGCAAGGAGGACCCGGTGCAGGCCGGTGCCGGTGTGGTCTGGCACGCGCGCCCGGGTGACGCCGTGACGGCCGGGCAGCCGCTCCTCACCCTGCTCACCGACGAGCCGGCCCGGTTCGACCGCGCGCTCGCGTCACTCGACGGCGGCTACGACATCGCCCCCGCGGGCACCGCCTTCGCGGCGACGCCCCTCCTCCTGGACAGGATCAGCTGA
- the lpdA gene encoding dihydrolipoyl dehydrogenase, which produces MTHFDVLVLGAGPGGYVAAIRAAQLGKTVAVVEEKYWGGVCLNVGCIPSKALLKNAELAHTLTHEKAKFGIEGDATMSFGPTHARSRQVSAGIVKGVHFLMKKNKIQEIDGWGTLTGPKSVSVKAADGTVAEHTCDNLIIATGAKVRSVPGVEPNGQNIVTYEEQILDANLPSSIIIGGSGAIGVEFAYVLKNFGVDVTIVEYLDRIVPTEDADVSKELLKHYKKLGINILTSTAVKKAVDTGSGVEVTVAPAAGGEETVLKADKMLAAFGFAPRLDGYGLESTGVATTERGAIAVDEFSRTNVEGVYAIGDVTGKMMLAHVAEAMGIVAAETIAGAETMPINFDMIPRATYCQPQIGSFGFSEQQARDKGYDVKTATFPFAANGKAQGLGEAVGFVKVIADAEHNEILGAAMIGPDVTELLPVLTLAQQWDLTADEVGRNVFAHPTLSEAVKEAIHGIAGHMINL; this is translated from the coding sequence GTGACCCACTTCGATGTCCTCGTCCTCGGCGCCGGCCCCGGTGGCTACGTCGCCGCCATCCGCGCCGCCCAGCTCGGCAAGACCGTTGCCGTGGTGGAAGAGAAGTACTGGGGCGGTGTGTGCCTCAACGTCGGCTGCATCCCGTCCAAGGCCCTGCTGAAGAACGCCGAGCTCGCGCACACCCTGACGCACGAGAAGGCGAAGTTCGGCATCGAGGGTGACGCCACGATGTCCTTCGGTCCGACCCACGCGCGCTCGCGCCAGGTGTCGGCGGGCATCGTCAAGGGCGTCCACTTCCTCATGAAGAAGAACAAGATCCAGGAGATCGACGGCTGGGGCACCCTCACGGGCCCGAAGAGCGTGTCGGTCAAGGCCGCTGACGGCACCGTCGCCGAGCACACCTGCGACAACCTGATCATCGCCACGGGTGCGAAGGTCCGTTCCGTGCCGGGCGTCGAGCCCAACGGCCAGAACATCGTCACCTACGAGGAGCAGATCCTCGACGCGAACCTGCCGTCCTCGATCATCATCGGCGGCTCCGGCGCGATCGGCGTCGAGTTCGCCTACGTGCTGAAGAACTTCGGCGTCGACGTCACCATCGTGGAGTACCTGGACCGGATCGTCCCCACCGAGGACGCCGACGTCTCCAAGGAGCTCCTCAAGCACTACAAGAAGCTCGGCATCAACATCCTCACCAGCACCGCCGTCAAGAAGGCCGTCGACACCGGCTCGGGCGTCGAGGTCACCGTGGCCCCTGCCGCGGGTGGCGAGGAGACGGTCCTGAAGGCGGACAAGATGCTGGCCGCCTTCGGCTTCGCCCCCCGACTGGACGGCTACGGCCTCGAGTCGACCGGTGTCGCCACCACCGAGCGCGGCGCCATCGCCGTCGACGAGTTCAGCCGCACCAACGTCGAGGGCGTCTACGCCATCGGTGACGTCACCGGCAAGATGATGCTGGCCCACGTCGCGGAGGCGATGGGCATCGTCGCCGCGGAGACCATCGCGGGTGCCGAGACCATGCCGATCAACTTCGACATGATCCCGCGCGCGACCTACTGCCAGCCGCAGATCGGCTCCTTCGGCTTCTCCGAGCAGCAGGCCAGGGACAAGGGCTACGACGTCAAGACGGCGACCTTCCCGTTCGCGGCCAACGGCAAGGCCCAGGGCCTCGGCGAGGCGGTCGGCTTCGTCAAGGTGATCGCCGATGCCGAGCACAACGAGATCCTCGGCGCCGCGATGATCGGCCCCGACGTGACCGAGCTGCTCCCGGTCCTCACCCTCGCGCAGCAGTGGGACCTCACCGCGGACGAGGTCGGGCGCAACGTCTTCGCGCACCCGACGCTCTCCGAGGCGGTCAAGGAGGCCATCCACGGCATCGCGGGGCACATGATCAACCTCTGA
- a CDS encoding gamma-glutamylcyclotransferase family protein: MTLYAAYGTNLDPLRMAERCPHSPLRTTGWLQGWRLTFGGEEHGWDGALATIVQDPFEQVFVAIYDVTPEDERSLDGWESADTGLFRKTKVRVNTLTGDELVWVYVLDAHEGGLPSASYLGVLADAAEAADAPDDYVRALRRRACRSTGL; this comes from the coding sequence GTGACCCTGTACGCCGCCTACGGGACGAACCTCGATCCGCTCCGCATGGCCGAGCGGTGTCCCCACTCCCCGCTCCGCACCACGGGCTGGCTCCAGGGCTGGAGGCTGACCTTCGGCGGCGAGGAGCACGGCTGGGACGGCGCGCTCGCCACGATCGTCCAGGACCCCTTCGAGCAGGTCTTCGTGGCGATCTACGACGTGACGCCGGAGGACGAGAGGAGCCTCGACGGCTGGGAGTCCGCCGACACGGGCCTGTTCCGCAAGACCAAGGTGCGGGTCAACACGCTCACCGGCGACGAGCTGGTCTGGGTCTACGTGCTCGACGCCCACGAGGGCGGGCTGCCGTCGGCGTCGTACCTCGGCGTGCTGGCGGACGCGGCCGAAGCCGCCGACGCACCGGACGACTACGTCCGCGCCCTGCGCCGGCGCGCGTGCCGGTCGACCGGACTGTGA
- a CDS encoding adenosine deaminase, which produces MTTPTSGPALSVEEIRALPKVVLHDHLDGGLRPSTIVEIAAEIGHELPTTDPAELGEWFRDNATSGSLVRYLEGFVHTVAVMQTPEHLRRIAREAVEDLVADGVVYAELRYACELFVERGLSMDQVVAAVQEGIDEGVAAAAAAGRPIVVRQLLTAMRQAARGIEVAKLAVAWRDRGVAGFDIAGPEDGFPPTRFLDAFEYLAEQNMRISIHAGEAFGPPSIWEAVHPCGADRLGHGVRIIEDISFEGDVAQLGTLAAYVRDRRIPLEICPTSNVQTGAAASIAEHPFGRLAELGFRVTINPDNRLMSATTMSQEMALLVDAFGYTRADLGKFTVNAMKSAFLPFDQRLALINDVIKPGYAG; this is translated from the coding sequence ATGACCACCCCCACCTCGGGTCCGGCGCTCTCCGTCGAGGAGATCCGCGCGCTGCCGAAGGTCGTGCTGCACGACCACCTCGACGGCGGGCTGCGCCCATCCACCATCGTGGAGATCGCTGCGGAGATCGGCCACGAGCTCCCGACGACCGACCCGGCGGAGCTCGGGGAGTGGTTCCGCGACAACGCGACCTCCGGGTCGCTGGTGCGCTACCTCGAGGGCTTCGTCCACACCGTCGCGGTGATGCAGACCCCCGAGCACCTGCGGCGCATCGCCCGTGAGGCCGTGGAGGACCTGGTCGCCGACGGCGTCGTGTACGCCGAGCTGCGCTACGCCTGCGAGCTCTTCGTCGAGCGCGGACTGAGCATGGACCAGGTCGTCGCCGCGGTGCAGGAGGGCATCGACGAGGGCGTCGCGGCCGCTGCTGCGGCGGGCCGCCCGATCGTCGTACGCCAGCTGCTGACCGCGATGCGGCAGGCGGCCCGGGGCATCGAGGTCGCCAAGCTCGCCGTCGCCTGGCGTGACCGCGGCGTGGCCGGCTTCGACATCGCCGGACCGGAGGACGGCTTCCCCCCGACCCGTTTCCTCGACGCGTTCGAGTACCTCGCCGAGCAGAACATGCGGATCTCGATCCACGCCGGGGAGGCGTTCGGTCCGCCGTCGATCTGGGAGGCGGTCCACCCGTGCGGCGCCGACCGGCTCGGCCACGGCGTCCGGATCATCGAGGACATCTCCTTCGAGGGGGACGTCGCCCAGCTGGGCACCCTCGCGGCGTACGTCCGCGACCGGCGGATCCCGCTCGAGATCTGCCCGACGTCCAACGTGCAGACCGGTGCCGCTGCGTCGATCGCCGAGCACCCGTTCGGCCGGCTCGCCGAGCTCGGCTTCCGGGTCACGATCAACCCCGACAACCGGCTCATGTCGGCCACCACCATGAGCCAGGAGATGGCGCTCCTGGTCGACGCGTTCGGCTACACCCGCGCCGACCTCGGCAAGTTCACGGTCAACGCGATGAAGTCGGCGTTCCTGCCGTTCGACCAGCGGCTGGCGCTGATCAACGACGTGATCAAGCCGGGCTACGCCGGCTGA
- a CDS encoding SRPBCC family protein, whose product MRHFDFASAWTLPHPASRVYAALEDVEHYPAWWPQVVACLKVGEDEGVVLCRSSLPYTLELHVALLRRTPEVLESSLGGDLDGWVRWRIVPAGDGCRVHFEQSVDVTGRVLGLAARIARPLLLWNHARMLDGAREGLLHHLDPTG is encoded by the coding sequence TTGCGGCACTTCGACTTCGCCTCCGCGTGGACGCTCCCCCACCCCGCGTCCCGCGTGTACGCAGCACTGGAGGATGTCGAGCACTATCCCGCGTGGTGGCCGCAGGTCGTCGCCTGCCTGAAGGTCGGCGAGGACGAGGGCGTCGTGCTCTGCCGCTCGTCCCTGCCCTACACGCTCGAGCTCCACGTCGCCCTTCTCCGTCGTACGCCGGAGGTGCTGGAGTCGAGCCTCGGGGGTGACCTCGACGGCTGGGTCCGCTGGCGGATCGTGCCCGCCGGGGACGGCTGCCGCGTCCACTTCGAGCAGTCGGTCGACGTGACCGGCCGCGTCCTCGGCCTGGCTGCGCGCATCGCGCGCCCCCTCCTGCTGTGGAACCACGCCCGCATGCTCGACGGCGCCCGTGAGGGGCTGCTCCACCACCTCGACCCCACTGGCTGA
- a CDS encoding MaoC family dehydratase — MRVFSTLDEVAAAAGTELGTSEWVTIDQDRVNKFADATGDHQWIHVDVDRAKTGPFGGTIAHGYLTLSLIPWLGSQIFKLATPGAKLNYGLNKVRFAAPVPVGSDIRLSVALGDVEAIDSGLRATFRHTIEIDGGDKPACVAETVVLLMR; from the coding sequence ATGCGCGTCTTCAGCACCCTGGATGAGGTGGCCGCTGCCGCCGGCACCGAGCTCGGTACCAGCGAGTGGGTCACGATCGACCAGGACCGCGTCAACAAGTTCGCCGACGCGACCGGTGACCACCAGTGGATCCACGTCGACGTCGACCGTGCCAAGACCGGCCCGTTCGGCGGCACGATCGCGCACGGCTACCTGACGCTCTCGCTGATCCCGTGGCTGGGCTCCCAGATCTTCAAGCTCGCGACGCCGGGCGCCAAGCTCAACTACGGCCTCAACAAGGTCCGCTTCGCCGCGCCCGTGCCGGTCGGCTCGGACATCCGGCTCAGCGTTGCGCTCGGTGATGTCGAGGCGATCGACAGCGGCCTGCGCGCGACGTTCCGGCACACGATCGAGATCGACGGCGGCGACAAGCCCGCCTGCGTCGCGGAGACCGTCGTCCTGCTGATGCGCTGA